Part of the Megalopta genalis isolate 19385.01 chromosome 6, iyMegGena1_principal, whole genome shotgun sequence genome, AGTCTCTGAATAGACTGTAGAAATGTAAACAACGCTTAGATATCATTCTACCAATTCTGAAACGAAAAACTAATTTTGTTTACAATAATACTCGCATTTGTAGAAAATTATCAGGGTTCTGTAAgaacataaaaataataattaaattcgtCAAGATTATTtgcgtaatatatataattatcacGACTTCATAGATAATTTACTCAATTTTAGTAGATTATGTACATTTTCATAGATATTCACCTATGTGCATTGATCTAATGGTAAATTATATCTTCATATAAAATCCATTAAAAttttctataataattatatttaatattaaatagataAACTACACACAGTAAAGGTTATGTTTTCTCTATTCAAAGAGATGAAAACATCCGAAACGGTTGGATTTTTAGGCTTTTTCGAAATTGTATGCATTAAATATGTTCGAAATAGAATAGCAATAAAGTTGAATTAATTTCTATCGAAGGAAACTATGAATTCAATTGAAACTGTTGGAAGAAATGCAATCGCGTGTCTAATCGCGTTTGAATTCGAGCGCCCTTCGCGCCATTCCCCACGGCAGATGCACGAAGgtcaaaagtattttaaaaaTAAGGCCGTAGGCATTGGCAGATTGGTATAGCAGTGGACGTTAAGGGTCGGGTGGCGTTGTAATGGCAAAAAGTTTGCGAAAGGTGAGTAATCGTCGAAACGATAAACAAACCTGGGTCGTTAGTGTATACGGTGCGTTAGTTAGCTGGCGCTGGGTTTAGGTAAATAAAGCCGCGTGTGGAGCGTGTTTGAATGGTTAGAAATCGTGCATCAACAAATCGAGTTTTCGCGAGAAGGCTCGTGGCTAGACGAGTCCGAACGACAATGGCGCCCAAGCCTCGCGAATATTGACATTGCCGAAAACATTATCTTCGAATATTGGATATTATCGTATCTGTGAGTGACACTTACTACGTCGCAATTAATATTCTAACCTTCTTTTCATTTTTGGCACGTTCGTCGACGTGAAATTGCAAACGGAGTAGTTCGTTGGTTGCCGAGGttatgcgaaaaaaatgttttcgGCACGTATAGTAGCGACGCGTGAACCCTGAAGGGTTTTACAGTTATACTGCAATGTGGCACATTTGCAGAAGCACGGAGGAAGTTGTGTGGGTCTAGAGTTGCGATATAATCTCCGAGGAGATATCGTCAAGTCGATATAGGAGAGTGTGCGTGGAGAAGGCGTGTGAGTTAACGTTTTAAGGGTTAGGGAGTCATTCTGTAGTCAGGGTGATCAAAGTCTCTAGTGTGGACAGTTCAGGGCAGCTAGTTTGGTTGTAGGGTCGGGATTGGAGATAGACAAGATGGACCAACAGTATTGTCTACGGTGGAACAATCATCCAGCCAACCTCACAGACGTTCTCAGCTCGTTGCTTGCCAGAGAGGCACTCTgcgacgtaaccctggcgtgTGTTGGAGACACTTTCAAGGCACACCAAACGATACTCTCTGCATGCAGTCCGTATTTCGAGAGCATTTTCCTTCAAAATACCCATCCCCATCCAATTATATTCCTGAAGGATGTCAATGACACAGAAATGAAGGCGTTGCTGCACTTTATGTATAAGGGAGAAGTTAACGTTAGTCAGCATCTGCTACCGATGTTCCTTAAAACAGCGGAGGCATTACAGATTAGAGGCCTCACTGATAATAGTGTAAATAACAAGGCAGAAGAGAAAAGTCCATCGCCAGAACCAGAAACGCAAACTGGTATTAGGCATACTGACTCACCTAACCTTCAGCCTCTTCCTGAAAAGAGGAAAAGAAAGCCTTCGGGCAGCTACGATGTTTCTCTTAGTGGTCCACCCAGTGAACGGTTCATGTCCGATTCTCAGGTGTGTAACTTCAAATATCATATAcacatatttatatttgtatttgtaaTCTTTTATCTTGTCGCATTCTGTTTTTAAAGCACTAGTatattttgttttcattttagaaacctgtttcttttttaatcatACAAGTAGGTAATTTTGGAGCAAAGTAAAATATATGGTAATAATAGATTATATTGTGTTTcagattattatattactttgtAGAGCTAAATTACTCCATTTGGTGCCATATAAATTCATTTCTTTTTGTAGAGTATCTTAGCAATGTTATAGAATTATGTTTGTTTcagatataaattttatttattttcttctgATACAAGTTTTcacaaaatatttttgaaatcaGTTGAATTGGagtaaaatgaataatttctttatttaccGTCACATTTTGTAAGATTTCACACAATCCATAAATATTACTCAGTTCATGTGCAATATCACAATTATAATTTCGGTATTAAAATTTAGTCCTACAATAAACATGGCTATAATACATGTCAATGTAGTTTACATTTCTATTcacattttaatatttttttaaatgttcaaAATCAATATGATAGCTTTATTTATTACAACTTTTGTTGTTAATCATGGTTATAGAATGTATTTAGAAAGTTTGCATCATTCAATATATTAAAATCTTGATTGCAAtgttactttaaattaattgtcTAGTTTTTTGAGTAATATTTTGAAAACATATGCTCCCGCGTACTCGCGACGCGCGTGGCTCCGTACATGCGTGCGTGCACGAATATCTATATGCTATATATATGTTTGGAAGATGTAGTCACATGTATATGCCACAAATTTTCTTATATGTAGGGTCTAAAATTCAAAGATAATGATCGTATTTCGTTATCTACATACTACATGTATATGTGATTGCACAGCTTTCCAAATATCTTTTTATGACCTTGAGAAATGAAGCAAAAGTTAATCTGCGTTTTAAAACGTGAACTGAGTAATTATAATATCGTATgtttttattacatattttctcttaaattttaatagtaaAAAATTTTGTAGAATTTTTCTTTATTGCCTGAAGGCATTGGTAATGAAATTGATAACAAGGAATTATTTATAGACCCCATAAAAATCAACATAGGgcatagaaaaatattttttattttatcgttTGTAAACTTACACAAATCAAATTTGAATCTCATTGAGAAACATTATGTACACGTTACAATTAGAAATGATTTTAGTACATTTAAAATCTGTGtcctttttatttattgttttcaGGCATCCTCACAATGTAGTTACAAATCAAGCCCTCCTGTGATTCCAAAGTTAAATAATGCCTTGGGAGGTGAAATGGAAGATGGTGGTCGACCTATGTCTCCTTCATCACAGCCACAACCGTCTATCAAACAAGAGTTAGATCATCACTTAGACTTCCATGACAACATCTCCCTCCCAGTAAGTGATTCCTCAAATATATTACTTTGTACGATAGTAAAAATATAGTTACATTTTGCATGTCAATTACCTATTATTTTCTATGTAGACTATATTACCTAGtttaaagcatgtatatagtcCATGATAGAAAATAGTTTATAATTGTGTGTTCTTATCATGAATGTGCTTGttttttatgaaattattatgatTTTTAATTACAACTTTGGACACATAGTTGGTTTAGTTATTTTATCATTAGAGATTTTTGTTCCAAATAAGTATTTTCTTTAGAAGCGTGTATTAGAAAAAGTAATTTTGACATAGCTTTCAGTATAGAATCAGGGtagtttcgtttcaaattcatttgttttattatatACTGTTTTATTTCAGCACATTACTTTTGCTGtaataattctttttatttttctggGAAGTATTACATTTTCATGTGTAGCTCTCAATGCTATTCATGGAATCGTACATGGATATGTACCGAAGATATTGTTTCGTTGCTGTTCCCATAATTAATTTACTGTCATTATCCTACGACTACTTAGTCCGAACAAACATAGGAAGGAAGGGATGTTTACAATACAGACGCTAAAGAGAAAAGTTGTCTTTTTATATGCTAGAAAGCAAACTCAGAGATGTGTTGATTAAACACATATCCTTTCCTTCTCTGTTGACAGACTAGTGTGGAGTGGGATGTTCAGAGAGATGGGAAGAGTGTCGAAACTATGGATATACAGAATATGCCCCAAAATCAACCAGATTCTGCTGATATACAAGTTTCTCGTGAAAGCTCTATCATGGCTGGCGATTCTCTGTCTGTCAATGTATCGGGGACTACATCCGAATATAATGAAAATTCTcaaaaattattgcaaaatCAGTCTGAGTCTCATAAATATCTCATATTGGATCTCTTGTCAGATAATATAAGTATTAAGAATTCTCAAAAAGATGTAGACACTCATAGGTCTACAATAGTGAATCACTGTCAGGAAATGTCAGTAATAGAGTCTACTTTGAGTAATGTTTCGCAGTGTACTATTCCTCAAGGTAGAAAAAGTGGTAGGTTCAGAATTAGTTGGGTAGCTATGTATTCTTGGCTTCAGTACGATGAGAGATTAAACCTTATGTTTTGTAAATACTGTAGAAAATGGAGTAAGTCGTTTCCTGGAATACGTACTTCTTTTGCAACTGGGAATGGTAATTTTAGGGTCGAAATAATAAATCATCATGATAAATGCAAAGCACACAATTTGTGCATTGCCAAAGAAAGAGAAGCGAAagcaaattacatcgtaattgcACCTTCGTTATAACCTGAGATCAACTTTGCTCAAATAACAACTTAATTGAATATAGAGTATTGAAAAATCTTTTTATTACACTGTCATTCGTTGCAGAAATATGTACACTCCTTTTTTAAGCAATCAGTTATTATGTATGCACAGTTCGTGTTTATTTCtttgaaaaattaatatatttcatTTGCATTTTATTGTTAGCATGCTCGTGCCACAGTAGTTTAACAAATTCTGCAAACGGTTCCTTCGTTTAAATATTACACGTGATTTTATTTTAAGATACGCAATAAAAGTAGATGCAATTCGCAGCACAAAACTGTAAATTTGGAGTAAAGATGCATTTTTTGTAAACATTAACGTTCCAATCGCCATATACGCAAATcaatttgatttttaaattgttttcttATCGTTCTTTCATACAAATATTTTCAATGATTAAAATACGTTTAAAAAAGTCGATGATTTGCATTATGATTTTAATTTTCGCCTCTTCTTTTAatgaattaaatttatatttacataagggtgtttcgtttaattttattgcatcattttttaatacaataatatcgATGTCAATTTAATAATCATAGCCATGTTTTTACGAGTAATTAATTATCGCGTTCTGCTATTTTTTTGTAATGCGTTATAATACAAAGATTAAAGTGAAGTGTTTTCTTAAACTTTGGATAGTTTACTGGAAGTTATATGATAAAGACTTTttatgaataaaaatatttatcgtCACATTAAAAAATACTTTATGAAGTTAAGCGTGTCAtcgtattaataaataaatattttttaaatgtagATGATTAAAGTCAAATCAGTACGCATATTTCCTCAAACAATATATTTACGCATGATACTGTTTAGAAAGTTTTGTAAAATTGTTAATCCTAAAATACAGTTAGAACGAAAAGAATGGCCAAAGTGTGCATTTTTCAAATAATGTACTTCTGTGATGAATATCCCTGCTATGAATTTGAACGAaaattaaatattctaattacaAATTATACTTTAAGTGTCTTGTAATATATTCACTGAGGAATTCGATCTTTATAAGCAGTTGTAACAGTTACTTAACTTCCTCCATCGTTCATTACGATTTAAGTTAAACCtgtaaatagaaaataaaagacgGCTGTTAAAAGTttagttttattatttgcaTGCATGAGTTTATTGAACAACATAAACTAATTGTTAGAGATGCATAATACTTCGGTTCTGAGACAGTATATTTTCGGAAAAGTTGatggaaataatattttagTTCTTCATACTCTtgctatttttataatttttcttaTTAACGACCCCGAGATGAAAATCATAAATTTCCATGTCAGGCAAACACAACATTGGTTCATAGAACtcagaaaaaagaatacaaaacGTATAATTGCATTCTAACATGAATATTTATGTTCGTAAAAGTTTTCCGTTTTCGTCATTGCGCGATAATTTTAAGTGGAAACTAACAAGAAGTATAGAAAAACAGTGAATCCCTAAGTATGATTTGTTGATTCTTGGATAAAATTTGATTATACAATAATCTCATTCTGTATTTGAAATTACACATTCTTCTTTACAAACTTACTATCCACAATCCTTTTATTAAAATCTGTCAATTAACTATCAAAAAGAGATTCATTCGTTGAAATAAGaataatgtttattttattatatcaaGTCAAACACGTGGTCAAGATTTAAGACACGATTTAATTACATCATTCAAATCGTATCAATCGTAGGcagattttattttgttataaatgtTAAGCACTTGCGAATAGGTagaaaataaatgtttatgcaaGAAATTAATATGTCCTAGTTATAAATTAGAGCTTTATATAAAGTTGAAACTTTGAATTACTTATAAAGTAGTTATTACCGACTTGTTGGTTTGTGCATGcttagatttttaaaaaatctttttCTTGCAACTTTGAAGGTGTATCACATTTATGAACGTTCACTAAACTTATATAATTTAAGAGTCTCAATTAAATCtcaattttcaaattctttagtGATAGGGATAAAAAGGATTTAGTTCTAGAATTTGTAATCGAATAGTATAGCTTtgaataaatacaaaatattcaTCTGGACTACCTTCATCTAATTTCATCTGGTTAAGTAACATTCGCGCAAGTTCTGTGAAATTATATTCAAAATAAGAAAAGTATAATATTACGTCAATCTGAATATGGTAGAAGCTTTAAAAAGTAAAATTCTAGCAAATATATTAAAGACTGCTTTAATAGCGCAAAAGGAACACCATGAGTGACTGAATCAAGATCttttcaatttcattaatataattgatttaaAAATTGGAGTAGATATTTCCTACATGTAATTTTAGGAAGTACATAAGATTATTGCAAGAAAAtgttcttgcaattgatgcttGCAATACAAATATTTCAGACAACAAATGTAACTCTTTATTCAAGTATTCATTATTTTGCTGGAGATCAATGCTCATGAAAATTCTGTAGAGTATCGTCAGGATCATTCGAGAACATGTTGTCAGAAGATTTAACATTTCCATCACATAGATCAAAACAATATTTAAATACTTTTTACAATTGGTATAATAAACCAACAAAGAAAAGTTGTTATTTCAGTCTTTCATATATCTTCGAAAATAAATTCCAAACATAAGTATCATTTTTAGATAAATCGGTAATTTCAGCCAGGTGGTGTGAAAAGACAAAATAGGTCGACAAGGATTGCTTACGATAACAATATTCGCATAGTTAGAACATGAAAATTTTTCTAACATTATCTGAAACAATTGTATACAGTATCATTCATGTAGATCATGTTCTGTGCAGGGCCATCCAGTCGGAGTGCTAGGAGAGGAAGGAGGAGCCACGACGGGCGCGCTTAGCGATAGCGTGTCAGGAATTGAACCGTCTGAACACCATAATCCCCCAGAAATGCTCGACGGACTCGATGGTAAGACCTCCAAACATTTGTCATTGCAATCAAAATTCCATTTAGATCTGACGTACTTCCCTACGCCCGCCGAAGCGTCGCTCGAGTTCCGCGTGTAGTCGAAGGGGTAATCGGGGGCGCAACAAGTAACACGTGGGAGCTTATATATTTCGTCAATTGATGTGTGGCATGCGGGTCAACAGGTGTGCGACACTGCGATTTAACAAATTTCGGGACGGGACGTGCCGGATTCGCGACCGGTCTAACGTAGTGCCGCGGCCGCGGGGGAAATACGTGACGTCTAAGAAATCGAGGGAGATGTGCATGCACGTTTGCAAGGATTTTTGCGCGTCGAGTCGTACATAGGCGTACGAAGCGAGCATCCCTCTATTTCCGAGTCTGGCAAGCGTAGTGAGTGGTAACTCTTTTTTAGAACACGAAACAGAACTTTCTTGTTGGATGTGTACTTATATATATCCTGTATATGTTGTGTGTATATACGTGTACGCGCGCGCGTGCTCCTATGTACATACGGGTATACCACAcagtttatacatatattattatcctTGGTGTTGTGGTGATGGTATCGTGCATTTGCTATGTCACTGTTCAGTAGTTACCGGTTTCCACCGCGAGTGTGTTAATACATACATAGGCGTGTCtaacaaaagaaaagagaaagtcAAAAGTAAAAAGAATCGAGACACGTTGTTGTGGTTTTGggcaaaaataaaatgaaaagaaataaatCAATAGATAAAGATAAAGATGGTATCGGCAAAGAGCGGACAAGTACTTTTGTTGGTATCAGCAAATGGACCGTACTCCTGTTTGTCTGGACTTTTCTGAAATGGTGTGTGGCCGGTGATTGCGTACGTGGTCCCGTATGTGTTGCGTtttaatttttcccttttttgTTTTCTGCTATCTTctctacatatacatatacatatcggTGGATCTGTTTATGCGTGGCCCAGGATAACGGAACCATGAAcccgtgcgtgcgtgcgtgcgtacgttagaacgaacgaacgaatgcaGTTCTGCCTTTGTTGCGCGTGTGAGAAACATGTGTATATATGTGTGCCACATGACTCTctaattttatatacatattatttatataaatcgaCCGTATGTACACACGTATATATCTGCGCACTGAAAAATGCGCACATATAcatgtgtgtatgtatatatgtatacatatattatcaCTACGGCGTGATTCTCTATGCATGCCTTTACACACTGTTTTCTCTGTCCTCTTACAAATTACCTTTTTGCCACGTCTCTTACATCACCGTACCTGGCGATCTTAATCTTACATTCTCACGTGTCTCTCTTGCGCTGTTTACTTTAACCCATACGCGTTAACCAGTAAACGGAGACATTAGCAACAAAATACAGTCGACCGCGGAGTTTTCGTTACGTAACCGATCAATGAATCGGCAACTGTGACTCCTTGTCGTCTCGCGGTTCAGCAAcggcgaaaagaaaaaaaaagaaatggagatataaatgatagaattaaaaaaaaagcgcGGAGAGAAAGAAAACCTCGCTTGTTACGCAACATGAGATCGTTTCTACCGCAAGCGAAACGCTATTTCTTGAGGGGTCTCCCGTCGGGTGAACACCTCAGGAATCTTCGCAGCACAGAGAAAATAGAATTTTGTTGCTAACAGGACACGGTCCATTTTACCTTTACTCGAATCTGTTGCCGCTTGATCTCGCAGATTAATCTTCATATGCCTTTGTGATCGTTAGCGATCATCGAACTAGAGTCGCTGGTGAAGGAGCTCGATCCTTGGTCTGTTGGTCTTGCGTAGATAGATCTTTGTCGACTCTCGTTTTCATACGGGATCTAGCGCGTGAGTTGGTCGTATAAGATTTTGTCGACGTCGATCGAAATGTAGAAGCAGAATGTCGTCTCTTTTTCTTGATTTTCTGTTCTGTTTTATTCCGTTCCGTTTCACCTTCGCTCCTTTTCCGCCCGGCAGCCGCTCGAATCGTGAACTCTCCGATTGCGGAAGCTCTGTCGTCGGCGTTGTTCTTTTCACGTCGGTTTTTCACCACGAGCCCTTCCACTTCATCTTTTTACCTGTTTCTCGAGCTGTACAATCTTCCCTTTTCTctcttcccctctctctctctctctctctctctctctctcgcgctctctctctctctctctctctctctctctctctctctccgttcaGTTTCATCTTCCTTCTTTACTTTTTCTTCATGGAAATTCCTTTTAGTTGTGTGACGACGTGTTGTGCTAGCTTTGCGTTTTGTTTTCTTTTAGTTTTCCTTTTTTCTAATTTGTTGGAATCTTGACAATGATATCAGAACAGTAGGTATGCGCTTTTTTGATTCGTGTACGTGACATGACATTGATCGTTTGGTACGAGTAGGCATCCATAGAGGTATACATCTATGTACGCATAGAATTTTTCGAGACGTATTATTACGTTGTGAGTGTGGTGTTTCTCGATTTATTACTGCCCTCCGTAAAACACTGTTGATTGGCGAACGTAACTATTACATTGAGAGAACCCCCTCTTTTCTCTGCAACTATTTGACTTGACCGTAGAAGTGTGAGttaatattttcatataaatatattacacacatctatatacatatatgtgtgtatatatgtatatatattatatatgtaaaatatatatatatatatatatatatatatatatatatatatatatatgtatgtattgtatatttatatgataCGAATCGTTATTTctatgagaggtgttttcattACACGTTATCGTTTGGTTTCTTCTTGTTTTTTTCTCCTTGTTTATATTtgtctatatatacatatattatcttATCATGAATTCTAGTAGAGATTGTCGGTAATCGCTGATGATCTGATAAACAATTATTGAAATCGGGATCTTGTAATtccaggaacaacaggaacttgCAAAAAAGACAAGGATATAAGTAAAGACAGTCAGAATAAGTTAGAACAGTCGAACGCTCTAGGCGCGGAGAGCTGTAAGCTCTGCGGGAAGAGCGTGGCCAACATTAAAAAGCACATGAAATCGCATTTCCCCGATAAGTATCAATGCCAAATCTGCATGATATCGTTAACGAGGTCCGACAATCTGAAAAGGCATATTAAGTTGAAACATGGAATACGAGAGGGATCATTGATATCGCCGTTCATGCGTCTCGAGCACAAGCACTTTTTAGCAAAATCGGAACCGGCTTACCTCACCTAGGGTTTTTCACGTGGCCGCGCTCTCTAGAGGCGGGCCGAATGCGAGAGATCGCGTGCAAGTATTCGATCCGTTCGGCTCTATTCGGTATGTAGCGAAACGCGCAAAGGGAAACGCGTACACGACGAAAAACGCCAaacaagcaaaaaaaaaaatgaaccgaaagtaaaaaaaaaaaaagtaaacacTCACACACCCAGTCAAAAATGGACATCGATAAACCTAAGCGAAAAGAATGCGAGAGatcgaaaaaaaaaacaggaaaaagaaaagaactaaAGGAAGGGAGAAAAATGAAAACACGAGAGGGGAAGCCGAATCCGAAATTACGATCGGCGAGGCTCGTATGCTCTCGGTGTTCCGCGAAAACGCGGGACACGCGCGTGCGCGCGATTAGTATTAATCAACCTCCTTCGTCGAGAGACTGTTTGTAACTCGGCATTTATTACTCTAATCGAGCGGGCTGCCCGTCCGCTCGCGAGGCTACTTTTAATCGTATTTCCTTCGTTTTAAATTATTCTCTTTACGAGACCCAATTATTTATTGTCGTGCGTCTAGTTTTTAGTTACTTAAGGATTCCGTCTTAATTTTCATCGATTTACTTAAATTAAGCGCTCGGCTTGCGGCCGCCGCCTCGAGACCGGCGGAACCCGCGGCCGTCCGATTCATTGTAGATTCTTCGATATTGCTTATAGAGAGATTTCGCGTGTTGTCGGGGTAATTATTAATCGAGAGTacaaagaaaagaaacgaaacgatTCACGGTGTGCTCGGACGGGAGGAGTCTGGCGTATCCGTCGTGTTCATGTATTATATACTACCTCCAACGGATACCGTGAAATAATGTTACCGGATAGTATCTTTTTAGTCCCGATCCGCCTGGCCTCTCGGCAGGCGGGAGATTGTTTATCGTGGCTCCCGTGTTTGCACGGCTCCCATGGAAAGTCTATACGAGAGATTTCGCCCCTTCTGTACTCGCGGCGCATGGGACTGAATTTAACCGCGCGACGTCCGCGTCACCCCCACTCCGTTCATTTCTGCCGCGGTGTTTCGCCGCAAGAAACCACGAGATATTGCCTTTGATTAGATTTGcataagagaaagagagatacgCGCGCGACGCGCCCGTTTTTCGAGCGGGCGAGGCCGCCGGATTTCAGCCCACGACCCGGAAACTCAGCCGCGAAATTGTTCGACGTTAATATTCGGTTGTTGCGCAACGAACATCCCGTTCTTCCCCCGTCCAAATGGATGCGCGCTAATCTTTTTTTGTCTTTTCGGTTTTGCTGCCGGCGAAAAACGACTTCGTTTGGAAAAATATTCATCACGCTCGTAAATCCCTCGTTCTCTGGGGATACGCGATCTTGCATTAATTATCTTTTTCGGAAAACCGAGCTGCTCGGCTCCGTTCCGGGCCGAAACAAACCCGTGGAGTTTATGGTTTCATGGTATGAGCGTTCAAGAAAATATTTGAATCATTCATAGCGTTTTTTCTTAACTTCGATGAAAAGTTATTTCGTACTTGTGCCTGacagttgtttttttttttttacaatctcGCTGGAGAATAATCCGATATGTTTTATGTCCGGTTTTATTTTCGGTACAATAGAGATACCCACCAGAGATCTTGAATGAAACTTGTAGGCAATGGAATGTTTTGGTATCAGGATATTTACCGTACTAATTTCTCACCTTGATACTCTGCTTCAATACGATCGCTTGGAAATGGTTGTTTTGCGTCCCATTCACTACCAAGGAGTTTGTTCTGAAATTTGTTTTGTTCGGTCTTAGAAGCATTGGATTCTAGAAGGTTAACCTTGTACCATGGAGGTGGTCTTTAACTTCTTTTTGTTGCACAGTAGAGAATTGCGATATTACGATCTGATACGTAGAATTTTCGAGATTTCGGTGGTTAGGAGTAAAGTTTGCTTTCCATTGTCGAATCTAGTTTTGCGAGTGGAAAGAAAAGGCGTCCGAGGCGTCACTGTTATAATCAAGTAAATCGAATGGGATTTAATCGATCGCCTACTGCCGTGTTCATATATTTATTGTTTTAGCAAATCGGAAACAATAAAAAAGGTACGAGCCATGTACCGGTAGAGTTGACCACTTTGTTGGCCAAAGGTTCATTTCGGGAACGAGAATTTCGCGCGTTGCAATCGAATATGAACGATCAGGGTTATTTCATATCCAGTTCCATGCCCGGTGTCCATCATTGCCTGTAATTCGTAACGCCAGCCTTGTTCCACAGATGAAGGAGATCAGTATTAAGTGACTATTTATACACACATATTTATAgatcttatattatataattttatactatttatatatcgTAGG contains:
- the LOC143259698 gene encoding uncharacterized protein LOC143259698 isoform X1 — translated: MFTNFSKPGSGLEIDKMDQQYCLRWNNHPANLTDVLSSLLAREALCDVTLACVGDTFKAHQTILSACSPYFESIFLQNTHPHPIIFLKDVNDTEMKALLHFMYKGEVNVSQHLLPMFLKTAEALQIRGLTDNSVNNKAEEKSPSPEPETQTGIRHTDSPNLQPLPEKRKRKPSGSYDVSLSGPPSERFMSDSQASSQCSYKSSPPVIPKLNNALGGEMEDGGRPMSPSSQPQPSIKQELDHHLDFHDNISLPTSVEWDVQRDGKSVETMDIQNMPQNQPDSADIQVSRESSIMAGDSLSVNVSGTTSEYNENSQKLLQNQSESHKYLILDLLSDNISIKNSQKDVDTHRSTIVNHCQEMSVIESTLSNVSQCTIPQGRKSGRFRISWVAMYSWLQYDERLNLMFCKYCRKWSKSFPGIRTSFATGNGNFRVEIINHHDKCKAHNLCIAKEREAKANYIVIAPSL
- the LOC143259698 gene encoding uncharacterized protein LOC143259698 isoform X8, whose protein sequence is MFTNFSKPGSGLEIDKMDQQYCLRWNNHPANLTDVLSSLLAREALCDVTLACVGDTFKAHQTILSACSPYFESIFLQNTHPHPIIFLKDVNDTEMKALLHFMYKGEVNVSQHLLPMFLKTAEALQIRGLTDNSVNNKAEEKSPSPEPETQTGIRHTDSPNLQPLPEKRKRKPSGSYDVSLSGPPSERFMSDSQASSQCSYKSSPPVIPKLNNALGGEMEDGGRPMSPSSQPQPSIKQELDHHLDFHDNISLPGHPVGVLGEEGGATTGALSDSVSGIEPSEHHNPPEMLDGLDELKNWRISQIFERQSNSDERRRCSLCGKVVTNVRNHYYVHFPGKYACRLCPAVYTRSDTLLMHTRTKHAHAQ
- the LOC143259698 gene encoding uncharacterized protein LOC143259698 isoform X6, producing the protein MFTNFSKPGSGLEIDKMDQQYCLRWNNHPANLTDVLSSLLAREALCDVTLACVGDTFKAHQTILSACSPYFESIFLQNTHPHPIIFLKDVNDTEMKALLHFMYKGEVNVSQHLLPMFLKTAEALQIRGLTDNSVNNKAEEKSPSPEPETQTGIRHTDSPNLQPLPEKRKRKPSGSYDVSLSGPPSERFMSDSQASSQCSYKSSPPVIPKLNNALGGEMEDGGRPMSPSSQPQPSIKQELDHHLDFHDNISLPGHPVGVLGEEGGATTGALSDSVSGIEPSEHHNPPEMLDGLDDTTLLTLQGIECAPITCIEKVNLSDFFEKMPYTYTSKCKLCGRVVSNLKNHYLTHNPGNYVCPLCGCRRTRLDNLKGHIKLKHPEIQILQKSNGTEQT
- the LOC143259698 gene encoding uncharacterized protein LOC143259698 isoform X2 — encoded protein: MDQQYCLRWNNHPANLTDVLSSLLAREALCDVTLACVGDTFKAHQTILSACSPYFESIFLQNTHPHPIIFLKDVNDTEMKALLHFMYKGEVNVSQHLLPMFLKTAEALQIRGLTDNSVNNKAEEKSPSPEPETQTGIRHTDSPNLQPLPEKRKRKPSGSYDVSLSGPPSERFMSDSQASSQCSYKSSPPVIPKLNNALGGEMEDGGRPMSPSSQPQPSIKQELDHHLDFHDNISLPTSVEWDVQRDGKSVETMDIQNMPQNQPDSADIQVSRESSIMAGDSLSVNVSGTTSEYNENSQKLLQNQSESHKYLILDLLSDNISIKNSQKDVDTHRSTIVNHCQEMSVIESTLSNVSQCTIPQGRKSGRFRISWVAMYSWLQYDERLNLMFCKYCRKWSKSFPGIRTSFATGNGNFRVEIINHHDKCKAHNLCIAKEREAKANYIVIAPSL